DNA sequence from the Candidatus Saccharibacteria bacterium oral taxon 488 genome:
AAATTGGTTGCACAATAACCACATCAAACATGTTCATGTCCTCATTATACCAGAGGTGGCGCTATTTATACAGCCCCGCCTGTGAAAAGAGTTGTTTTACTGCCGTCCTTAGGTCGCTATGTGGCATCACCAGCACCTCCGGCGAAAACACCATAATAACAACATCAAACCCGCCCCGAATATATGGTAACTCGAGTCGGATAATTTCGTAAATTCGGCGACGTACGCGGTTGCGTTTGACGGCGGATTTAAGCACCTTTTTACTAATCACTACCGAAAACCGACCATGGCGACGGCGCGGATTGGCAATATATTTCATGGTGAGCTGCGATGAGCGAATTGCCCGCCCGCGCGCATAGACGTAGCGCAGACTACCATGACCATGAAATCGGTTGACGTGACGTAACATAAGTCCAGTATAGCAAAATCCCGCCCTGTTAGGCGAGGCGGGAGTTTGCGTTCTAGATAGCGATTTTAGCGCGACCCTTGAGGCGACGACGCTTCAGAACAGCGCGGCCAGCCTTGGTCGAAACACGAGCTCGAAAACCGTGCGTCTTGGCGCGATGTCGCTTGTGTGGTTGAAATGTTCGCTTTGGCATATCGTCATTTAGTGTAGCCTTTTTTGACATTTTTTGCAAGCCATGGATAAACTTTCCACCGTTTCTGCTGTTTTTTCCACATATTTATCAGAGGTGGTTCATTGCTGTGGAAAAATCACCTCGAGAGTCCCTGAATTTTATGATGGCGCCTGTGCTTGTGGAAAAGTCTGATTTTTTGCTATAGTAGGGTTATCAACGTAGTTCCGAGGGGGAAGGTATT
Encoded proteins:
- the rnpA gene encoding ribonuclease P protein component; translation: MLRHVNRFHGHGSLRYVYARGRAIRSSQLTMKYIANPRRRHGRFSVVISKKVLKSAVKRNRVRRRIYEIIRLELPYIRGGFDVVIMVFSPEVLVMPHSDLRTAVKQLFSQAGLYK
- the rpmH gene encoding 50S ribosomal protein L34 translates to MPKRTFQPHKRHRAKTHGFRARVSTKAGRAVLKRRRLKGRAKIAI